The following proteins are co-located in the Thermodesulfobacteriota bacterium genome:
- the tatB gene encoding Sec-independent protein translocase protein TatB, with amino-acid sequence MFGIGTSEILIILVIALLVLGPKEIPKIARTLGRGMRELERAKNELKSSIEFEINEEDAKQELAKREAQTEEAEAAGDGAPLDNPTSNSRV; translated from the coding sequence GTGTTCGGCATAGGAACCAGCGAGATATTGATAATCCTGGTCATAGCGCTCCTCGTACTCGGCCCGAAGGAAATCCCCAAGATAGCAAGGACGCTCGGGAGAGGCATGCGCGAGCTCGAAAGGGCAAAGAACGAGCTCAAAAGCTCCATAGAGTTCGAGATAAACGAAGAAGACGCAAAGCAGGAGCTCGCGAAAAGAGAGGCCCAAACAGAAGAAGCCGAAGCGGCCGGCGATGGGGCGCCTCTCGATAACCCCACGAGCAACTCGCGCGTCTGA
- a CDS encoding zinc-binding dehydrogenase has product MKAIRFHEFGEVEVLKYEDVPDPVIGDDEVLVRVKAAALNHLDLRIRSGKSPRPVDLPHIGGVDIAGDVEAVGKNVTDIKPGAKVVIDPTVKTPKGPMVVGVNFYGGFAEYVKVPAVNAVPIPDEVSYDDAATLPICYVTAWYGLFDRGNMQKGETVLVHAAGSGTGSAAVQIAKEGGAFVIATAGSDEKLEKVKKLGADATVNYNTHDFAEEVKKITEGKGVDVIFDQIGASIWENNLKSLRMKGRILLVGVVGGGQTTFNFGPVIVRDLSVLGVTVFNAPRSNLINVINLVSLGRLRPVIDKRFPLSEAAAAQKLLEDRSQFGKVVLNP; this is encoded by the coding sequence ATGAAGGCAATCCGTTTTCACGAATTCGGAGAAGTCGAAGTTCTAAAATACGAGGACGTACCCGACCCGGTAATCGGAGACGACGAGGTTCTGGTGCGCGTGAAGGCGGCTGCCCTGAATCACCTCGACCTCAGGATAAGGTCCGGTAAATCCCCCCGGCCCGTGGACCTCCCCCACATCGGCGGCGTCGACATAGCCGGCGACGTAGAGGCTGTCGGCAAGAACGTCACCGACATAAAACCCGGGGCCAAGGTCGTAATCGACCCGACTGTGAAGACCCCCAAGGGGCCTATGGTCGTCGGCGTCAACTTCTACGGCGGGTTCGCCGAATACGTAAAGGTCCCCGCTGTGAACGCCGTTCCGATTCCGGACGAAGTCTCGTACGACGACGCGGCCACGCTGCCGATATGCTACGTCACGGCGTGGTACGGCCTCTTCGACAGGGGCAACATGCAAAAGGGCGAAACCGTTCTCGTTCACGCGGCGGGCAGCGGCACGGGGAGCGCGGCCGTCCAGATAGCCAAGGAGGGCGGCGCGTTCGTAATCGCCACGGCCGGGAGCGACGAGAAGCTCGAGAAGGTAAAGAAGCTCGGCGCAGACGCGACCGTCAACTACAACACGCATGACTTCGCCGAAGAGGTGAAGAAGATTACGGAAGGGAAGGGCGTCGATGTCATATTCGACCAGATAGGCGCGTCAATATGGGAGAACAACCTCAAGTCGCTCAGGATGAAGGGAAGGATTCTTCTCGTAGGCGTTGTGGGAGGCGGCCAGACGACGTTTAACTTCGGCCCCGTAATCGTAAGGGACCTTTCCGTCCTCGGCGTAACAGTCTTCAACGCCCCCCGGAGTAACCTCATAAACGTCATTAACCTCGTATCTCTCGGGAGGCTCAGGCCGGTGATAGACAAGCGTTTCCCGCTGTCCGAAGCCGCCGCCGCGCAGAAGCTCCTCGAAGACAGGAGCCAATTCGGGAAGGTCGTTCTCAACCCCTGA
- a CDS encoding MFS transporter, giving the protein MFGKKIFYGWYIVAASLLIIILDGMLLYSFGVFLPYLNDDFGLSRATGSSIFSFRSLVQAPAFILAGRLIDKFDPRAVVLGGGSIAALGMIFAGLAVTSWQLYLSYGLMVGVGDAVLYITCVALVSRWFVRKRPLAIGIITTGVPLSGLITNPLTAWLINDFGVRNALFALGGLMFTVLMASFVLRSRPEDVNLLPYGMKPGNSAEDIERGAGAGAPKKDWRVREALSTPTYWVMYSMYFLGFTTFLIIVTQFYNYMIDIGVPAIAAAGPPAAIGLGSIIGRTVLSSLLAEVLEFRKVILICFLAQGSSIILLLTIDHIWAYYLFGFIFGFFYSAWVPIFPTLLGRFYGLGTLGTIYGIFGTSYSIAAIGGPILAGYIHDVLGSYHYPFIFTIFCCYLAAAGGFIIKTPSHKTETA; this is encoded by the coding sequence ATGTTCGGTAAAAAGATATTCTACGGCTGGTATATAGTCGCGGCCTCTCTCCTGATAATCATTTTAGACGGGATGCTGCTTTACTCTTTCGGGGTATTCCTCCCCTATCTGAACGACGACTTCGGGCTCTCGCGCGCCACGGGCTCGTCTATTTTCTCCTTCAGGTCACTCGTGCAGGCCCCGGCCTTCATACTCGCCGGAAGGCTCATAGACAAATTCGACCCGAGGGCGGTCGTCCTCGGCGGAGGATCGATAGCCGCGCTCGGAATGATATTCGCGGGGCTGGCGGTCACGAGCTGGCAGCTCTATCTATCTTACGGCCTTATGGTAGGAGTCGGGGACGCCGTGCTTTACATAACCTGCGTCGCGCTCGTAAGCAGATGGTTCGTCCGGAAGCGGCCGCTGGCTATCGGGATCATAACGACCGGGGTTCCCCTGAGCGGGCTCATAACGAACCCCCTTACCGCATGGCTGATAAACGATTTCGGCGTGAGAAACGCCCTCTTCGCCCTGGGCGGGCTGATGTTCACGGTGCTGATGGCGAGCTTCGTGTTAAGGTCGCGCCCCGAAGACGTGAACCTCCTCCCCTACGGCATGAAGCCCGGGAATTCGGCGGAGGATATCGAAAGGGGCGCAGGCGCGGGCGCACCGAAAAAGGACTGGAGGGTGAGGGAAGCGCTTTCGACGCCGACATACTGGGTGATGTACTCGATGTATTTCCTCGGCTTTACGACGTTCCTCATAATCGTGACGCAGTTCTACAACTACATGATAGACATAGGCGTACCGGCCATAGCCGCTGCCGGGCCGCCGGCGGCGATAGGGCTCGGGAGCATCATCGGGAGGACCGTGCTTTCGTCGCTCCTGGCCGAAGTGCTCGAATTCAGGAAGGTGATACTCATATGCTTCCTGGCGCAGGGGAGCTCTATAATCCTCCTCCTGACGATCGACCATATATGGGCGTACTATCTCTTCGGATTCATATTCGGATTCTTCTACAGCGCGTGGGTGCCCATATTCCCTACCCTCCTCGGGAGATTCTACGGGCTCGGCACGCTCGGAACCATATACGGCATATTCGGAACGTCGTATTCCATCGCCGCCATAGGCGGGCCTATACTCGCGGGCTACATCCACGACGTCCTCGGGAGCTACCACTACCCGTTCATATTCACGATATTCTGCTGCTACCTCGCGGCGGCCGGAGGGTTTATAATCAAGACGCCGAGTCATAAAACGGAGACCGCGTAG
- a CDS encoding HEAT repeat domain-containing protein — protein MSVPECNFGQRSARAFARHRILPLLLVCMAALLLLNPLSAGAAEKILSLSMGDEKKPLSEWEIEGLKRALSDPDEKVREKAVSELAETGNPDDIPGLDALLTDKNPAMRKAALGAVGKMGASSAKFAPGVIENLKENGDKSLRYPAVTALAGIGKLERGQIPVIIKLLDDKDGLVRAKAIQILSRNREYADMITPAALDMMRGESPEEKVTGMSVLGKMGPDGVKHSAEIAKMLNNENPSVRAGAAAALGDLGPSSKQYAGEIAKLFKDKNSNTVLQALKALGRIGDLSDEQTMQVAGFLESRNSNLRGSAVRALGSIGKAKSGTAGLVARYLRSTNPQTRVSTITALGGMGRNAREYAPNIAGLLKDDSPMVRLTAIKTLGDMGDAGKSEAGQIKKLITDKNTAVSREALSTLSRMGVPLGDSAGVIVGMLKSQDRKSQVTAATVLAGMGDELGGQAPELIALLKARNPKQRSTVLYIFSEMGAPSRKYAPQVAELLNDPNPAIRIIGLKALGGMGKFADGETGKMLERLKDEDAQVRAEAASALGKTGSGSKELLDTLSGLLKDESAQIRLAAVGAMARLSGHPKIRAERIAPMLEDEKPEVRNLAAVALGEIGPDAASQAPRLASYIESLDDANRTEITPLTIALESLGSMGHAASGEAVVAARALYANKDYVRMTARKALRETGPFSPDLIPIILGATYSETKAAADTRLLVYFAEPPSVSGQAAIKWAGIGGGKIPADMDRTDAGEVLGVYLSSWDLTSGNQKAREAFVEQIAAVVEAGEWTKEDLPLLKKAREALASGRFESQANAVNEKIGKVQG, from the coding sequence ATGAGCGTCCCAGAGTGTAATTTCGGCCAGAGAAGCGCCCGGGCATTCGCACGGCATAGGATTCTGCCGCTTTTGCTCGTATGCATGGCCGCACTGTTGTTACTTAACCCCCTTTCCGCCGGAGCCGCGGAGAAAATTCTTTCCCTTTCAATGGGGGACGAAAAGAAACCGCTTTCGGAATGGGAGATAGAGGGGCTGAAAAGAGCCCTTTCGGACCCTGACGAGAAGGTAAGGGAGAAGGCCGTCTCCGAGCTTGCGGAAACGGGCAACCCCGACGACATTCCCGGACTCGACGCACTTCTCACGGACAAGAACCCGGCGATGAGGAAAGCCGCCCTCGGCGCAGTCGGCAAAATGGGCGCTTCTTCGGCGAAGTTCGCCCCGGGGGTCATAGAGAATCTTAAGGAAAACGGAGACAAGTCCCTCAGATACCCGGCGGTCACGGCGCTTGCCGGAATAGGCAAGCTCGAGCGCGGCCAGATACCCGTAATAATAAAACTCCTTGACGACAAGGACGGCCTCGTCAGGGCCAAGGCTATCCAGATACTTTCCCGGAACCGCGAGTATGCGGATATGATCACCCCCGCCGCACTCGACATGATGCGGGGGGAAAGCCCGGAAGAAAAAGTCACGGGCATGAGCGTTCTCGGAAAGATGGGACCCGATGGCGTTAAGCACTCGGCGGAAATAGCCAAAATGCTTAACAACGAAAATCCCTCCGTAAGAGCGGGGGCGGCTGCGGCGCTCGGCGACCTCGGCCCGTCGTCGAAGCAATACGCAGGGGAGATAGCCAAGCTCTTCAAAGACAAGAACTCGAATACGGTTCTTCAGGCTTTAAAGGCGCTCGGAAGAATCGGCGACCTCAGCGATGAGCAGACGATGCAGGTTGCCGGGTTCCTCGAATCCAGGAATTCGAACTTACGCGGATCCGCCGTCAGAGCGCTCGGGTCGATAGGAAAGGCAAAGAGCGGCACGGCGGGCCTCGTAGCCAGATACCTCCGGAGCACCAACCCGCAGACCAGGGTCAGCACGATAACGGCTCTTGGCGGTATGGGGAGGAACGCCCGGGAGTACGCGCCGAATATAGCCGGGCTTCTGAAGGACGACTCCCCGATGGTCAGGCTTACGGCCATCAAGACCCTGGGGGATATGGGAGATGCAGGAAAGAGCGAGGCCGGGCAGATAAAGAAGCTTATCACGGACAAGAACACAGCGGTAAGCAGAGAAGCACTGTCCACGCTCAGCCGTATGGGCGTGCCCCTCGGGGACTCGGCGGGCGTGATAGTAGGCATGCTGAAGAGCCAGGATAGAAAATCACAGGTGACCGCCGCGACGGTGCTCGCCGGAATGGGAGACGAGCTCGGCGGACAGGCGCCCGAGCTGATAGCCCTCCTGAAAGCCAGAAACCCCAAGCAGAGAAGCACTGTCCTGTATATCTTCAGCGAAATGGGCGCGCCGTCGAGAAAATACGCCCCGCAGGTTGCGGAGCTTTTGAACGACCCGAATCCCGCCATAAGGATTATCGGGCTGAAAGCGCTCGGCGGCATGGGGAAGTTCGCGGACGGAGAAACCGGGAAGATGCTCGAACGTCTTAAGGACGAAGACGCACAGGTCAGGGCCGAGGCCGCGAGCGCCCTCGGAAAGACGGGCTCCGGCTCGAAAGAGCTCCTGGATACGCTTTCCGGGCTGCTGAAAGACGAATCGGCGCAGATCAGGCTCGCCGCCGTCGGAGCGATGGCCCGTCTGAGCGGCCATCCGAAGATAAGGGCCGAGAGAATAGCGCCGATGCTGGAAGACGAAAAACCGGAAGTTCGCAACCTGGCGGCAGTGGCTCTCGGTGAAATAGGCCCGGACGCCGCCTCGCAGGCCCCGCGTCTCGCGTCCTACATAGAGAGCCTCGACGACGCCAACCGCACCGAAATAACGCCCCTGACCATTGCCCTCGAATCCCTGGGCAGCATGGGCCATGCCGCCTCGGGCGAGGCCGTGGTCGCGGCCCGCGCGCTTTATGCGAACAAGGACTACGTGAGGATGACGGCGAGAAAAGCACTCCGCGAAACGGGACCGTTCTCCCCAGATCTGATCCCTATCATACTCGGGGCGACTTATTCCGAGACCAAGGCGGCCGCGGATACGAGGCTCCTCGTTTATTTCGCAGAACCCCCGTCGGTTTCCGGGCAGGCAGCCATAAAATGGGCCGGCATCGGGGGCGGGAAGATACCGGCCGATATGGACAGAACCGATGCGGGCGAGGTGCTCGGCGTTTATCTTTCAAGCTGGGACCTCACCTCGGGCAACCAGAAGGCGAGGGAAGCCTTTGTCGAGCAAATCGCGGCCGTGGTCGAAGCTGGCGAATGGACGAAGGAAGATCTGCCACTTCTGAAAAAGGCCCGGGAGGCGCTTGCCTCGGGACGGTTCGAGAGCCAGGCGAACGCAGTCAACGAGAAAATAGGCAAGGTGCAGGGGTAG